The following proteins are co-located in the Vidua macroura isolate BioBank_ID:100142 chromosome 1, ASM2450914v1, whole genome shotgun sequence genome:
- the HTR5A gene encoding 5-hydroxytryptamine receptor 5A, whose translation MERPLNLSCLAGTTPDSGNRSGSSAGPEGGQAHLSVFSVFVLTLLAMLVVATFLWNGLVLATILRVRSFHRVPHNLVASMAISDVMVAALVMPLSLVHELSGRRWRLGRSLCQVWISFDVLCCTASIWNVTAIALDRYWSITRHLEYTLRTRRRISNIMIALTWALSAFISLAPLLFGWGETYSEDSEECQVSQEPSYTIFSTFGAFYLPLCVVLFVYWKIYRAAKFRIGSRKSNSITPITPEALEVKEAAQQPQMVFTVRHATVTFQTDGDTWREQKEKKAALMVGILIGVFVLCWIPFFITELINPLCSCDIPPVWKSIFLWLGYSNSFFNPLIYTAFNKNYNNAFRNLFFRQQ comes from the exons atGGAGCGCCCGCTCAACCTCAGCTGCCTCGCCGGTACGACGCCGGACAGCGGCAACAGGAGCGGGTCCTCCGCCGGCCCCGAGGGCGGCCAGGCCCATCTCTCCGTCTTCAGCGTGTTCGTTCTCACCCTGTTGGCCATGCTGGTGGTGGCCACGTTCCTCTGGAACGGGCTGGTCCTGGCCACCATCCTCCGCGTGCGCAGTTTCCACCGGGTGCCCCACAACCTGGTGGCCTCCATGGCCATCTCTGACGTGATGGTGGCAGCCCTCGTCATGCCCCTCAGCTTGGTGCACGAGTTGTCCGGGCGGCGGTGGCGGCTGGGCCGGTCTCTCTGCCAGGTGTGGATCTCCTTCgatgtgctgtgctgcactgccagCATCTGGAATGTCACGGCCATTGCCCTCGACCGCTACTGGTCCATCACCCGCCACCTGGAGTACACGCTCCGCACCCGGCGCCGCATCTCCAACATCATGATTGCTCTCACCTGGGCGCTCTCTGCCTTCATCTCTCTGGCCCCACTGCTCTTTGGCTGGGGAGAGACTTACTCAGAGGACAGTGAAGAGTGCCAAGTCAGCCAGGAGCCTTCCTACACCATCTTCTCCACCTTTGGGGCTTTCTATCTGCCCCTCTGCGTGGTGCTCTTTGTGTACTGGAAGATCTACAGGGCCGCCAAGTTTCGAATCGGATCTCGCAAGAGCAACTCCATCACCCCCATTACACCAGAAGCACTGGAG GTGAAAGaagctgcccagcagccacAGATGGTCTTCACTGTCCGTCACGCCACTGTTACGTTCCAGACGGATGGAGACACGTGgagagagcagaaggaaaagaaagctgccCTCATGGTGGGCATCCTTATTGGGGTCTTCGTGCTCTGCTGGATCCCCTTCTTCATCACGGAGCTCATCAACCCACTCTGCTCGTGTGACATCCCACCCGTTTGGAAGAGCATTTTTCTATGGCTAGGCTAttcaaattccttttttaatcCACTCATCTACACTGCTTTCAACAAAAACTACAACAATGCCTTCAGGAACCTATTTTTTAGGCAGCAGTGA